Proteins from one Leptonema illini DSM 21528 genomic window:
- a CDS encoding ComEC/Rec2 family competence protein, whose product MSPTRILKAVLLALTLLLLWWADPIAARSSAPSAVFLWAAFLLLCITVPLYLWPSVRWLPARRSVLFLLPLFLALLGFTTRDWKAPDAAPDVWMNPPQRAALSAELKIVKEIRPGLVLADVRLTSIEHFTGRWVRIPGRRKKVRTANYIEPVTHSSFPVAVQTRKDEMPRVGCTLAVRLTPKYFPKRLEGDYLASLRYQGASSYMRLAPWLIQSKSCEVVDPKAEWKAALIELVTKEHGHPFLQEKIRFSKEAEGVALGMLTGKSGWMDRDTKSTAAGLGILHLFAASGLHLGILYAVLYWPLSKLFGPKHGLATAPPLVVAAAYVWLLDFPVSLVRAFCFVSLFALRSFVHRRIVTIDHLINTALLTALFFPDSMISLSALLSFSAVGGILFLFEPINGLFKANLKKRPVPFIIRIPSAIVHFFRQQGQISFAASLPVTPWILLFFRSYAFLSPFANMVIVPMAGILLPLLFVSVFSGFLAADTWPDRLLWFVTVNGFDLMLLVMNRFNMPAFFVRFEEIAPVAVMSFVLLVGTVIVLALYKRERISKLTALAAVLLFFSLTGPMGFLVLRAIERMVDG is encoded by the coding sequence ATGAGTCCTACCCGTATTCTGAAAGCCGTCTTGCTTGCTCTCACGCTTCTTCTGCTCTGGTGGGCCGATCCGATCGCCGCTCGCTCGTCCGCTCCGTCTGCGGTCTTTCTCTGGGCGGCCTTCCTTTTACTGTGTATAACGGTGCCGCTTTATCTCTGGCCGTCGGTTCGCTGGTTGCCTGCGCGACGCTCCGTGCTGTTCCTGTTGCCGCTCTTTCTTGCGCTGCTTGGCTTTACGACTCGAGACTGGAAGGCGCCTGATGCGGCGCCCGACGTCTGGATGAATCCGCCACAGCGCGCGGCGCTTTCTGCTGAGCTGAAGATCGTAAAAGAGATTCGTCCCGGGCTTGTGCTGGCCGACGTGCGCCTGACCTCGATCGAGCATTTTACGGGGCGCTGGGTGCGCATCCCGGGGCGACGCAAGAAGGTACGCACGGCGAACTATATCGAGCCCGTGACGCATTCTTCGTTTCCCGTCGCCGTGCAGACACGCAAAGACGAGATGCCCCGGGTCGGATGCACGTTAGCCGTCAGGCTTACGCCGAAGTACTTTCCGAAACGGCTCGAAGGGGATTATCTGGCCTCGCTGCGTTATCAGGGAGCTTCTTCGTATATGCGTCTTGCTCCCTGGCTCATACAATCGAAGTCATGCGAGGTCGTCGATCCAAAAGCAGAATGGAAGGCCGCTCTGATTGAGCTGGTGACGAAAGAACACGGGCATCCTTTTTTACAGGAGAAGATCCGTTTTTCAAAAGAGGCCGAAGGCGTCGCTCTTGGAATGCTTACGGGCAAGTCAGGCTGGATGGATCGCGATACAAAATCGACGGCGGCCGGCCTCGGGATTCTACATCTCTTTGCCGCAAGCGGCCTGCATCTGGGCATCCTTTACGCCGTACTTTACTGGCCGCTTTCAAAACTGTTCGGGCCGAAGCACGGCCTGGCCACCGCTCCGCCGTTAGTCGTCGCCGCCGCCTACGTATGGCTGCTTGATTTTCCCGTTTCGCTGGTGCGCGCCTTCTGTTTCGTCAGTCTCTTTGCTCTGCGCAGCTTCGTTCACCGACGTATCGTGACGATCGATCATCTGATCAATACGGCTCTGTTAACCGCCCTTTTCTTTCCCGATTCGATGATCAGCCTTTCGGCGCTGCTTTCTTTCTCGGCTGTCGGCGGCATCCTCTTTCTTTTTGAGCCGATCAACGGTCTTTTCAAGGCCAATCTTAAGAAAAGGCCTGTGCCCTTTATCATTCGTATTCCGTCTGCGATCGTCCATTTCTTCAGGCAGCAGGGGCAGATCAGTTTTGCCGCCTCTCTTCCCGTAACGCCCTGGATACTGCTTTTCTTTCGTTCGTATGCCTTTCTTTCTCCGTTTGCGAATATGGTCATCGTGCCCATGGCCGGTATTCTTTTGCCGCTTCTGTTCGTTTCGGTTTTCAGCGGATTCCTCGCCGCCGATACATGGCCCGATCGTCTGCTCTGGTTCGTTACAGTGAACGGATTTGATCTGATGCTTCTCGTGATGAATCGATTCAATATGCCCGCATTCTTCGTGCGTTTCGAAGAGATTGCTCCCGTTGCGGTGATGAGCTTTGTTCTGCTTGTGGGGACCGTTATCGTGCTTGCACTCTATAAACGGGAACGCATCTCGAAGCTGACGGCGTTGGCGGCCGTGTTGCTCTTCTTCTCTCTCACCGGGCCGATGGGATTTCTCGTCTTGCGTGCAATTGAGCGAATGGTCGACGGATGA
- a CDS encoding type 1 glutamine amidotransferase domain-containing protein encodes MILMPLSSQDFDPTEAAIPARLLRQAGFQVCFATADGRPALPDSRMLDGKGLGIWKPVLVARKDAVLACKEMMELSEYRNPRLYSDLRADDFDGLILHGGHAPGMRPYLESAVLQRLVVDFMKQNKPVGAICHGVLLLARSRDESGISVVRHRRLTCLLRKQEMAAYYMTGLWLGNYYRTYPKTTTQDEVMSFLASPDQFEEGPTALARDSESHRNRGFCVRDGNLITARWPGDVYSFTHAFLDLLRR; translated from the coding sequence ATGATTCTTATGCCGTTATCTTCTCAGGACTTTGATCCGACTGAGGCAGCGATTCCCGCCCGGCTATTAAGACAGGCCGGATTTCAGGTCTGCTTTGCCACAGCCGACGGCAGGCCTGCCCTGCCCGATTCGCGCATGCTTGACGGAAAAGGGTTAGGCATCTGGAAACCGGTTCTTGTAGCTCGTAAGGATGCCGTGCTTGCCTGTAAAGAGATGATGGAGCTTTCGGAGTATCGCAACCCGAGGCTTTATTCCGATTTGCGGGCCGATGACTTCGATGGTCTGATCCTGCATGGCGGACATGCGCCCGGTATGCGACCCTATCTCGAATCCGCAGTGCTGCAACGCCTTGTAGTCGATTTCATGAAACAGAATAAGCCCGTCGGAGCCATCTGTCACGGTGTGCTGCTTCTTGCCCGTTCAAGAGATGAATCGGGCATCTCGGTCGTCAGGCATCGGCGCTTGACCTGCCTGCTTCGTAAACAGGAGATGGCGGCATACTATATGACGGGCCTCTGGCTGGGTAACTACTATCGCACCTATCCCAAAACGACGACGCAGGACGAGGTGATGTCCTTTCTTGCCTCACCGGATCAGTTTGAGGAAGGCCCGACAGCCCTTGCCCGGGATAGCGAAAGTCATCGGAATCGTGGATTCTGCGTGCGTGACGGAAACCTGATTACGGCACGATGGCCTGGCGACGTCTATAGTTTTACGCATGCCTTTCTGGATCTACTACGACGTTAG
- a CDS encoding SLC13 family permease, producing the protein MEMMGSWSAVFSLIALLLVLLAGSLLPRINAGILAIAAAYLVGFLTGTVDPAGIAKGFPDNLFLMLIGITLLFAIADKNGTLERITALFLRLARGRAALLPIIYFFLAVLLSAIGPGNIAAAALLAPSGMALAVRAGVSPLLMAILICTGANAGAFSPVAPTGIISTGLLQKIGIADPLIPLRIFGATAGLQSITALGAVLLFSDWSTLKHPVPETAHISRPINRPQWLTIFAIVTLIVLVLVFQLSVGPVAFVLVAVLWLLGADRHRASLKDLPWDAIFLLTGIAILISVLEASGGLTLLVGLIADISGPHTINAVLALLTGIASAFSSSSGVIMPAFVPMIPEIMNQTGVTDPVDLAVAICAGSHMVDVSPLSTLGALCIASAPVGAEARSVLFRKLLLWGLSMALVGAALAFLFLDRPF; encoded by the coding sequence ATGGAAATGATGGGAAGCTGGTCTGCTGTCTTTTCGTTAATAGCTCTTTTACTCGTTCTCCTGGCCGGCTCGCTTCTACCGCGCATCAACGCAGGCATCCTGGCTATCGCCGCCGCCTATCTTGTCGGATTTCTGACGGGAACCGTCGACCCCGCCGGGATTGCGAAGGGGTTTCCCGATAACCTGTTTCTCATGCTGATCGGCATCACCCTGCTCTTCGCCATTGCCGATAAAAACGGCACACTCGAACGTATCACCGCCCTTTTCCTGCGCCTGGCCAGGGGACGGGCCGCTCTGCTGCCCATCATCTATTTCTTTCTTGCCGTGCTTCTCTCGGCCATCGGTCCGGGTAATATCGCCGCCGCCGCTCTGCTTGCACCGTCGGGCATGGCGCTCGCCGTACGTGCCGGCGTTTCACCGCTGCTCATGGCCATCCTGATCTGCACGGGCGCCAACGCCGGCGCCTTCTCGCCCGTCGCGCCAACCGGCATCATCAGCACGGGCCTTCTACAGAAGATCGGTATTGCCGATCCGCTGATACCGCTGCGCATCTTCGGGGCGACGGCCGGCCTGCAGTCGATTACCGCTCTTGGCGCCGTACTGCTTTTTTCGGATTGGAGCACGCTCAAGCATCCAGTTCCAGAGACAGCGCACATCAGTCGCCCCATCAATCGTCCGCAATGGTTAACGATTTTCGCCATCGTTACGTTAATCGTGCTTGTGCTTGTCTTTCAGCTTTCCGTCGGTCCGGTCGCCTTCGTGCTTGTGGCCGTTCTGTGGTTGCTTGGCGCCGATCGTCATCGCGCATCTCTGAAAGATCTACCGTGGGATGCGATCTTCCTTCTTACCGGCATAGCGATTCTGATCTCGGTGCTTGAGGCAAGCGGCGGCCTGACGTTGCTTGTCGGATTGATCGCCGATATCTCAGGCCCCCATACGATCAATGCCGTCCTGGCCCTTCTCACGGGCATCGCCTCAGCCTTCAGCTCTTCAAGCGGCGTGATCATGCCGGCCTTCGTGCCGATGATTCCCGAGATTATGAATCAGACGGGTGTGACCGATCCGGTCGATCTGGCCGTTGCCATCTGCGCCGGGTCGCACATGGTCGATGTCAGTCCGCTCTCCACGCTCGGAGCGCTGTGTATTGCCTCGGCTCCGGTCGGCGCCGAAGCACGTTCTGTTCTCTTTCGCAAGCTGTTGCTCTGGGGCCTTTCGATGGCGCTTGTCGGAGCGGCTCTTGCCTTTCTTTTTCTCGATCGACCGTTTTGA
- a CDS encoding type II toxin-antitoxin system VapB family antitoxin has product MKTTIDIPDDILNEVIKYSDTSTKREAILTALTDYLNRKKMADLASMKGSLKTLISQEELRELREAERS; this is encoded by the coding sequence ATGAAGACAACGATTGATATTCCTGATGATATTCTCAATGAAGTAATAAAATATTCTGACACTTCCACTAAAAGAGAGGCGATTTTAACCGCTCTGACAGATTATCTCAATCGAAAAAAGATGGCTGACCTGGCCAGTATGAAAGGCAGCCTGAAAACGCTCATTTCTCAGGAGGAGCTACGAGAACTGCGTGAGGCAGAAAGATCGTGA
- a CDS encoding gamma carbonic anhydrase family protein: protein MIYRFHDRLPDIAPDVFIAQSADVIGRVKIGAGSGIWFGCLIRGDVDEITIGERTNIQDLSIVHVTGGKYPTIIGDDCTLGHRVTVHGARLKNHAFLGIGSTVMDDCEIGEFAMLAAGSLLPPGKSIPDGMLAMGSPAKVIRPISDAEREMILRIPQTYARLAQEYRNAELVQPVQR, encoded by the coding sequence ATGATCTATCGCTTTCATGATCGCCTTCCCGATATTGCCCCCGATGTCTTTATCGCACAGTCCGCCGATGTGATCGGCCGCGTGAAGATTGGCGCCGGCTCGGGCATCTGGTTCGGATGTCTGATTCGCGGCGATGTAGACGAGATCACGATCGGCGAGCGGACGAATATCCAAGATCTCTCCATCGTTCATGTGACGGGCGGTAAATACCCGACAATCATCGGCGACGACTGCACGCTCGGGCACCGGGTTACCGTGCACGGAGCACGGCTGAAGAACCATGCCTTTCTGGGCATCGGTTCAACGGTGATGGATGATTGTGAGATCGGCGAGTTTGCCATGCTGGCCGCAGGTAGCCTTCTGCCGCCCGGCAAGAGCATTCCCGACGGCATGCTTGCGATGGGATCACCGGCGAAGGTGATCCGGCCGATCAGCGACGCCGAGCGCGAGATGATTCTGCGTATACCGCAAACGTATGCCCGCCTTGCACAGGAATATCGAAACGCCGAACTGGTGCAGCCCGTGCAGCGTTGA
- the rsmA gene encoding 16S rRNA (adenine(1518)-N(6)/adenine(1519)-N(6))-dimethyltransferase RsmA — protein MYPYYSRDRIQADLRELGGAIRKSMGQNFLIDPNTIDRLVRPVHEALQTCSEPSVIEIGPGLGALTHRLIEYAPVTALELDPMLATLLRRQFEGQANFMLIEGDARRTLAGLTAPVLCGNLPYYITTELILESLSVPGVQHLFFLVQTEFAKRACAKTAESSFTVFLRNFGEVKLLERVPASCFYPVPSVESSFFTVQLYEERAPAAILEKLLRMSYRSKRKKIRNSWRVGEALLPVETVEDLAPSAGIDAEKRPEEIAIEAYHTLARLIAANVVVDPERHA, from the coding sequence GTGTATCCTTATTATAGCAGGGATCGAATCCAGGCCGATCTTCGCGAGCTGGGCGGAGCGATTCGCAAGTCAATGGGCCAGAACTTCCTGATTGATCCCAACACGATCGATCGATTGGTTCGTCCGGTTCACGAGGCGCTTCAGACATGCAGCGAGCCTTCGGTGATTGAGATCGGGCCTGGACTCGGAGCGCTGACTCATCGCCTGATCGAATATGCTCCCGTAACGGCGCTTGAGCTGGACCCCATGCTTGCGACGCTTCTGCGGCGACAGTTTGAGGGACAGGCAAACTTCATGCTGATCGAAGGCGATGCGCGTCGCACGCTTGCCGGGTTAACAGCGCCCGTGCTCTGCGGAAACCTTCCCTACTATATAACGACCGAGCTGATTCTTGAAAGCCTGAGCGTGCCCGGAGTGCAGCATCTTTTCTTTCTGGTACAGACGGAGTTTGCGAAGCGTGCCTGTGCGAAGACGGCCGAGAGCTCGTTTACGGTTTTTCTGCGCAACTTCGGCGAAGTGAAACTGCTTGAGCGCGTGCCCGCCTCCTGTTTTTATCCCGTGCCCTCGGTGGAGTCGTCTTTTTTTACGGTGCAGTTATACGAAGAGCGCGCACCGGCCGCTATTCTTGAAAAGCTACTTCGCATGAGCTATCGCAGCAAACGCAAGAAGATCCGTAATTCCTGGCGGGTGGGGGAGGCGCTGCTTCCCGTTGAAACAGTCGAAGATCTGGCGCCCTCTGCCGGTATCGATGCCGAGAAACGACCCGAAGAGATTGCCATCGAAGCCTATCATACGCTCGCACGTCTGATAGCGGCTAACGTCGTAGTAGATCCAGAAAGGCATGCGTAA
- a CDS encoding formylglycine-generating enzyme family protein — MFYRSAPPLFLLSILLGLWSSCAPAISRPSSAEECPSDVPADMACIPGGRFLLGSNETDWKKENWDLSSFAEHTVELSTFLLDKYEVTTEQYQACVAAGRCERQLTNYPHLREQKMPQMKVNWYQAQAYCKAQGKRLPTEAEFEAASRGPDGETHPWGNAPATCQYAIIKDDTGRGCKGHKAPGWHATPENFRETGATWDVGSKGAYRYGLYDMSGNAQEWVSDWFAPTLEACGEACQGKDPQGPCAGADHCPGFDEKLVKGGSWYWGPIAARAAARRPHFPKNQPIHHFGFRCAKSI; from the coding sequence ATGTTCTACCGTTCCGCCCCGCCGCTCTTCCTGCTTTCCATTCTTCTCGGACTCTGGAGCTCCTGCGCTCCGGCTATTTCGCGTCCGTCATCCGCTGAGGAGTGTCCGTCTGACGTGCCTGCCGATATGGCCTGCATCCCCGGCGGACGCTTTCTTCTTGGCAGTAACGAGACGGACTGGAAGAAAGAGAACTGGGATCTCTCTTCGTTTGCCGAGCACACGGTAGAGCTCTCGACATTCTTACTTGATAAATACGAGGTTACGACGGAGCAGTATCAGGCCTGCGTCGCTGCCGGCCGGTGTGAGCGTCAGTTAACGAATTATCCGCATCTGCGTGAGCAGAAGATGCCGCAGATGAAGGTGAACTGGTATCAGGCGCAGGCCTACTGCAAGGCGCAGGGCAAACGGTTACCCACCGAGGCAGAGTTCGAAGCGGCATCAAGAGGGCCGGACGGCGAAACACATCCCTGGGGCAATGCGCCTGCTACGTGTCAATATGCCATTATTAAAGACGACACAGGCCGCGGATGCAAGGGCCATAAGGCGCCAGGCTGGCATGCAACGCCCGAGAACTTTCGCGAAACGGGCGCCACGTGGGATGTCGGCTCAAAGGGAGCGTATCGTTACGGCCTCTATGATATGTCGGGTAACGCTCAGGAGTGGGTGTCGGATTGGTTTGCTCCGACGCTTGAAGCATGTGGAGAGGCCTGTCAGGGCAAAGATCCGCAGGGGCCATGCGCCGGCGCCGATCATTGTCCGGGCTTTGACGAGAAGCTTGTTAAAGGCGGCTCATGGTACTGGGGGCCGATTGCCGCGCGGGCTGCAGCGAGGCGTCCGCATTTTCCGAAGAACCAGCCTATTCATCATTTTGGATTTCGATGCGCGAAGTCGATCTGA
- a CDS encoding PIN domain-containing protein: MILIDSSVWIEFLRVNGNAEAQARVADHLISGEARIAEPILLELWNGVKGREERKQIAKIEQSVPILPCTSEVFKLSYRVADLSRAAGLTVPSIDLIIFSIAAFHNVKIDTLDKHLRLLEKKIKLQVDMS; the protein is encoded by the coding sequence GTGATTCTTATCGATAGCTCAGTGTGGATTGAATTCTTACGTGTAAATGGCAATGCAGAAGCACAGGCCAGGGTAGCCGATCATCTGATCTCCGGTGAAGCCCGCATCGCAGAGCCCATCCTTCTTGAGCTATGGAACGGAGTGAAAGGAAGAGAGGAAAGAAAGCAGATTGCAAAGATTGAGCAGTCGGTCCCAATCCTTCCCTGCACTTCTGAAGTCTTCAAACTTAGCTATCGGGTTGCGGATTTGAGTCGTGCGGCTGGGCTCACGGTGCCGTCTATTGATTTGATCATCTTTTCCATAGCAGCATTTCACAATGTAAAGATTGATACACTGGATAAGCACTTACGTCTTCTCGAAAAGAAGATAAAGCTGCAAGTCGATATGTCCTGA
- the trpS gene encoding tryptophan--tRNA ligase translates to MRILSGIQPSGRPHLGNYFSMMKRMLEYQETSELFCFVASYHAMTTVEKGEDLARNIEGVVLDFLALGMDPNRSTFWVQSDVPEVTELTWILSMQITVPQLELAHSFKDKVAQGIIPSGGLFIYPILMAADILAFRSEKVPVGKDQKQHLEFTRDIARRFNNVYGDILTMPEADISEDVAVVPGLDGRKMSKSYKNTIDFFASEKDLKKAVSSIITDSKGVDDVKEPEGPLYDIYSLFLDEDGRKALADRFRTPGTGYGHIKMDLLKAILEHFGEARERRATLEKDPDTVRDMLAAGAKKARAVAAPLLEDVRKATGLRYMR, encoded by the coding sequence ATGCGCATCCTATCCGGCATTCAACCCAGCGGCCGTCCGCATCTCGGTAACTACTTCTCTATGATGAAGCGGATGCTGGAATACCAGGAGACAAGCGAGCTTTTCTGCTTCGTCGCAAGCTATCATGCGATGACGACGGTGGAGAAGGGAGAGGATCTTGCGCGAAACATCGAAGGCGTCGTGCTCGACTTCCTGGCGCTGGGCATGGATCCGAACCGGTCGACGTTCTGGGTGCAGAGCGACGTGCCCGAGGTGACCGAGCTCACCTGGATTCTCTCGATGCAGATCACCGTGCCGCAGCTGGAGCTTGCGCATTCGTTTAAAGATAAGGTGGCGCAGGGCATCATCCCCTCGGGCGGGCTTTTTATTTATCCGATTCTCATGGCCGCCGACATCCTCGCCTTTCGATCTGAGAAGGTGCCGGTCGGTAAAGACCAGAAGCAGCATCTTGAGTTCACGCGAGATATCGCCCGCCGTTTCAATAACGTCTATGGCGACATCCTCACGATGCCCGAGGCCGACATCAGCGAAGACGTCGCCGTCGTGCCCGGCCTTGACGGGCGCAAGATGAGCAAGAGTTATAAAAATACCATCGATTTCTTTGCCTCCGAGAAGGATCTGAAGAAGGCCGTGAGTTCGATCATCACCGACTCAAAGGGCGTGGACGATGTAAAAGAGCCCGAAGGCCCTCTCTATGACATCTATTCTCTCTTTCTTGACGAAGACGGACGCAAGGCGCTGGCCGATCGCTTTCGCACGCCGGGCACCGGCTACGGACATATTAAGATGGATCTCTTAAAGGCCATCCTCGAACATTTCGGCGAGGCCCGCGAGCGTCGCGCCACTCTGGAAAAGGACCCCGATACGGTGCGCGACATGCTCGCTGCCGGAGCGAAGAAGGCAAGGGCGGTCGCCGCTCCTCTGCTCGAAGATGTGCGAAAAGCGACCGGACTGCGCTACATGCGCTAA
- a CDS encoding Uma2 family endonuclease encodes MHASQRRRFTPEEYLLVENQAEYKSEYYDGEIYAMAGASYRHTEIVGNLFAFFRQALKGSDCKPVMLDVRVKSWQAYTYPDIVIVCGPPQFADEYDTLMNPTLIVEVLSDSTEKTDRTIKFERYKTIESLQEYLLVAQNEPGFELFRRADAGWIQTASSDSVTLASLNIKLERAAAYEDISF; translated from the coding sequence ATGCACGCATCACAGCGACGCAGATTTACTCCTGAAGAGTATCTGCTGGTAGAAAACCAGGCAGAATACAAAAGCGAGTACTATGACGGCGAGATCTATGCCATGGCCGGCGCAAGCTACAGGCATACCGAGATCGTCGGGAACCTCTTTGCCTTCTTCAGACAGGCTCTGAAGGGATCGGACTGCAAGCCGGTGATGCTTGATGTCCGCGTCAAAAGCTGGCAGGCGTATACGTATCCTGATATCGTCATCGTCTGCGGACCACCGCAATTTGCAGACGAGTATGATACGCTGATGAATCCGACGCTCATTGTCGAAGTTCTTTCAGATTCCACAGAAAAGACCGACCGGACGATCAAGTTCGAACGTTATAAAACCATTGAAAGCCTTCAGGAATATCTGCTCGTCGCTCAGAATGAACCGGGCTTCGAGCTTTTTCGACGAGCAGATGCAGGATGGATACAGACGGCCAGTAGCGACAGCGTTACCCTTGCTTCGTTGAATATCAAACTGGAGCGAGCGGCGGCATACGAAGATATCAGTTTTTAG